One genomic window of Clostridioides sp. ES-S-0054-01 includes the following:
- a CDS encoding thiosulfate sulfurtransferase, whose translation MAYDFKKEKKEDYFVNLKAISTEVLQEKVQDNSWIIVDTRLNDVYNGWKLDGVKRGGHIKGAVDFSANWLSVYSDKKDEVLEQALKIKKIDLDKNIVLYDANGKDALIVADYLSKKGYKNLYKYDIKQWAENENLPMERYKNYQMIVPAFIIKDILDGKTPETFENSKNIKMIEASWGEEEESYTKGHIPTSVHVNTDIIEPPPTWMLDNDDNLTKFALDYGFTKNDTVIVSSSASMASYRLAVILRYIGVKDVRVLNGGINSWLSAGYELEFTSNPKNSCTNFGADIPVNSQLVVTTSELKQKLKDKNKFILVDNRTWDEYIGKVSGYTYYDKKGRIPGALYGHSGSDSVSLEEYRNIDNTMRNKYEILEMWNKENIDVNKQLIFMCGSGWRAAEVLTYANVIGVEETSLYSDGWMGWSLDSSNLIEVGEHK comes from the coding sequence ATGGCATATGATTTTAAAAAAGAAAAGAAAGAAGATTATTTTGTTAATCTTAAGGCAATATCTACTGAAGTTTTACAAGAAAAAGTTCAAGATAATTCTTGGATTATAGTTGATACTCGCTTAAATGACGTGTATAATGGCTGGAAATTAGATGGAGTAAAAAGAGGTGGACATATAAAAGGAGCAGTAGATTTTTCTGCTAATTGGTTAAGTGTATATTCAGATAAAAAAGATGAAGTACTAGAACAAGCACTGAAAATTAAGAAAATTGATTTAGATAAAAATATAGTATTATATGATGCAAATGGAAAAGATGCTTTGATTGTAGCAGATTATTTATCTAAAAAAGGATATAAAAATCTATATAAATATGATATTAAACAATGGGCAGAGAACGAAAATCTTCCAATGGAAAGATATAAAAATTATCAAATGATAGTTCCTGCTTTTATAATAAAAGATATATTGGATGGAAAAACGCCTGAGACATTTGAAAATTCCAAGAATATAAAAATGATTGAAGCAAGCTGGGGAGAAGAAGAAGAATCATATACAAAAGGGCATATACCTACAAGTGTTCATGTAAATACCGATATTATAGAACCTCCTCCAACATGGATGCTTGATAATGATGATAACTTAACTAAGTTTGCTTTAGACTATGGATTCACAAAGAATGATACCGTGATAGTTTCAAGTAGTGCATCTATGGCTTCTTATAGATTAGCTGTTATATTGAGATATATAGGAGTAAAAGATGTAAGAGTTTTGAATGGTGGAATAAATTCATGGTTGTCAGCAGGATACGAATTAGAATTTACTAGTAATCCAAAGAATTCATGTACTAATTTTGGAGCAGATATACCAGTTAACTCACAATTAGTTGTTACCACATCTGAATTAAAGCAAAAACTAAAAGACAAAAATAAGTTTATACTAGTAGATAACCGTACTTGGGATGAATATATAGGCAAAGTATCTGGATATACATATTATGATAAAAAAGGGCGTATACCAGGAGCTTTATATGGACACTCAGGCAGTGATAGTGTTTCACTAGAAGAATATCGTAATATTGATAATACAATGAGAAATAAATATGAGATTTTAGAAATGTGGAATAAAGAAAATATAGATGTAAATAAACAGCTTATATTTATGTGTGGAAGTGGATGGCGTGCTGCTGAGGTATTAACATATGCAAATGTCATAGGAGTTGAGGAGACTTCTCTTTATAGTGATGGATGGATGGGCTGGAGTCTTGATAGTTCAAATCTAATTGAAGTGGGAGAACACAAATAG
- a CDS encoding YwmB family TATA-box binding protein — translation MKRIKLAISFLILMIIGMTISYADTSINTRYNRLTNALEISEADFKFYNVKINSVINYNLSNKEFHNIFIEIINNLKLDKKGINWNQKGSGDKIQLCATIKGSDKEISIKGINKNNKESYIIVDILDNKVYKHKEDIYSNVENVLNKYSSQVDVSACIVGEYTKRLQNNKYDDILQKILYNMSAKQIDKVKDVNFLSITAYSKVLNDDDLEYLGEKINLNIGIKYNEDDEKTLIYIATPIIKLDY, via the coding sequence ATGAAAAGAATAAAATTAGCCATAAGCTTTCTTATATTGATGATTATAGGAATGACAATATCTTATGCAGATACAAGTATAAATACTAGATATAATAGATTAACTAATGCTCTTGAAATTTCAGAAGCAGATTTTAAATTTTATAATGTTAAAATTAATTCTGTTATAAATTATAATTTATCAAATAAAGAGTTTCATAACATTTTTATAGAAATAATTAACAATCTAAAGTTAGATAAAAAAGGAATAAATTGGAATCAAAAAGGGTCTGGCGATAAAATACAATTATGTGCTACTATAAAAGGTAGCGATAAAGAAATTTCTATAAAAGGAATAAATAAAAATAATAAAGAAAGTTACATAATAGTTGACATATTGGACAACAAAGTATATAAACATAAAGAGGATATTTATAGTAACGTAGAAAATGTGTTAAATAAATATTCATCTCAAGTAGATGTGTCTGCTTGTATTGTTGGAGAATACACAAAAAGGTTACAAAACAACAAATATGATGATATTTTACAAAAAATATTATATAATATGAGTGCTAAGCAAATAGATAAAGTGAAAGACGTAAACTTTTTATCTATAACAGCATATAGTAAAGTATTAAATGATGATGATTTAGAATATTTAGGGGAAAAAATTAATTTAAATATAGGAATTAAATATAATGAGGATGACGAAAAAACACTCATATATATTGCCACACCAATTATAAAATTAGATTATTAA
- the glmS gene encoding glutamine--fructose-6-phosphate transaminase (isomerizing) → MCGIVGYLGSRKAAEVIVEGLSKLEYRGYDSAGVAVNSSNGEELNIRKFKGRLSVLAEDLEKNSIDGNLGIGHTRWATHGEPSDVNSHPHFNQAKTIAVVHNGIIENYMEIKEELLSEGVKFESQTDTEVIAHLVDKYYEGNLLDAVYKTISKLRGAYALGVICKEHENELVAVRKDSPLVVGVGDGENFVASDIPALLKYTRDVYFLENGEVVHLKDENVTVYDSNRNLVEKEVFHVTWDVEAASKGGYDYFMSKEIHEQPAGVRETLERRLDDNGSIVLDSINISKEDLDKINKVYIVACGTAYNAGLLGKYAIEKFVNIPVITDIASEFRYSDPFVDENSLVILVSQSGETADTLAVLRDSKAKGARILSITNVVGSSIARESDDVFYTWAGPEVAVASTKAYTTQITSLYMIALDFAIKKGTITREFYDSMISKMKEIPSKIQEILDNEEYIKEIAKTVVNSDHAFYLGRGIDYSLAMEGSLKLKEISYIHAEAFAAGELKHGTIALIEKGTPVIAIATQEKLFEKMVSNMEEVRARGAYVVAIAQIHNKDVEKAADKIIYIPNSDDILSPILAVVPMQLLAYHVSVLRGCDVDKPRNLAKSVTVE, encoded by the coding sequence ATGTGTGGAATAGTTGGATATTTAGGAAGTAGAAAGGCAGCAGAAGTTATAGTAGAAGGGCTTTCTAAGCTAGAGTACAGAGGTTATGACTCAGCAGGAGTAGCAGTTAATAGTTCTAATGGAGAAGAACTTAATATTAGAAAATTTAAAGGTAGACTTTCTGTACTGGCAGAAGATTTAGAAAAGAATTCTATTGATGGAAATTTAGGGATAGGGCATACAAGATGGGCAACTCATGGAGAACCATCTGATGTAAACTCACATCCTCATTTTAATCAAGCTAAAACAATAGCAGTTGTTCATAATGGGATAATAGAAAACTATATGGAAATAAAAGAAGAATTACTTTCTGAAGGTGTTAAGTTTGAATCTCAAACAGATACAGAAGTAATAGCACATTTAGTAGATAAATACTATGAGGGTAATTTATTAGATGCTGTATACAAAACTATATCGAAATTAAGAGGAGCTTATGCATTAGGTGTTATATGTAAAGAACACGAAAATGAATTAGTTGCAGTAAGAAAAGATAGTCCTCTTGTAGTTGGTGTTGGTGATGGTGAAAACTTTGTAGCATCAGATATACCTGCCTTATTAAAATATACTAGAGATGTTTATTTCTTAGAAAATGGAGAAGTAGTTCATCTAAAAGACGAAAATGTAACAGTTTATGATTCTAATAGAAATCTCGTGGAAAAAGAAGTATTTCATGTAACTTGGGATGTAGAAGCTGCATCTAAAGGTGGATATGATTACTTTATGTCAAAAGAAATTCATGAGCAACCAGCAGGTGTCAGAGAAACTTTAGAAAGAAGACTTGATGATAATGGAAGCATAGTTTTAGATAGTATAAATATTTCTAAAGAAGATTTAGATAAAATAAATAAAGTTTATATAGTAGCTTGTGGAACAGCATATAATGCTGGATTACTTGGTAAGTATGCTATAGAAAAATTTGTAAATATACCAGTAATAACTGATATAGCGTCAGAATTTAGATATAGTGACCCATTTGTAGATGAAAATTCATTAGTAATATTAGTTAGTCAGTCTGGTGAGACAGCAGATACTCTAGCAGTATTAAGGGATTCAAAGGCTAAAGGAGCAAGAATACTTTCAATAACTAATGTTGTAGGTTCATCTATAGCAAGAGAATCAGATGATGTATTCTATACTTGGGCAGGACCTGAAGTAGCAGTTGCATCGACTAAAGCATATACTACTCAAATAACTTCTTTATATATGATAGCTTTAGACTTTGCTATTAAAAAAGGAACAATAACTAGAGAATTTTATGATAGTATGATTTCTAAGATGAAAGAAATACCATCAAAAATACAAGAAATACTAGACAATGAAGAATATATAAAAGAAATTGCTAAAACAGTTGTTAATTCTGACCATGCATTCTATTTAGGAAGAGGTATAGATTATAGCTTAGCAATGGAAGGGTCATTAAAATTAAAAGAAATTTCATATATACATGCAGAAGCTTTTGCAGCAGGGGAGTTAAAGCATGGAACAATAGCTCTAATAGAAAAAGGAACTCCTGTAATTGCAATAGCTACTCAAGAGAAATTATTTGAAAAAATGGTTTCTAATATGGAAGAAGTAAGAGCAAGAGGGGCTTATGTGGTAGCAATTGCTCAAATCCATAATAAAGATGTTGAGAAAGCTGCTGATAAAATAATCTATATACCAAATTCAGACGATATTTTATCACCTATATTAGCTGTTGTACCAATGCAGTTACTTGCTTATCATGTTTCTGTATTAAGAGGTTGCGATGTTGATAAGCCAAGAAATCTAGCAAAGTCAGTAACAGTTGAGTAA
- a CDS encoding 2-oxoacid:acceptor oxidoreductase family protein: protein MSTARVICAGFGGQGVMSMGQLLTYAGMLEGKEVSWLPSYGPEMRGGTANCAVTVSSEPVGSPLITDDATAAILLNIPAFEKFKDDVIPGGKIIVNSSLIKEKVERTDVDVYYIPANELAAELGNDKVANMIMLGAYLKVADTVDIESVLEAFKKVFGPRKEKFVPLNREALQKGMDAACSKATN, encoded by the coding sequence ATGTCTACAGCTAGAGTAATATGTGCAGGCTTCGGAGGCCAAGGTGTTATGTCTATGGGGCAATTACTTACTTATGCAGGAATGCTAGAAGGAAAAGAAGTTTCTTGGTTACCATCTTATGGACCAGAAATGCGTGGAGGTACAGCAAACTGTGCAGTAACTGTATCTAGTGAGCCAGTTGGTTCTCCACTTATAACAGATGATGCAACTGCAGCTATATTATTAAATATACCAGCATTTGAAAAATTCAAAGATGATGTTATTCCTGGTGGAAAAATAATAGTAAATAGCTCTTTAATAAAAGAAAAAGTTGAAAGAACAGATGTAGATGTTTATTATATACCAGCAAATGAATTAGCAGCTGAGTTAGGAAATGATAAAGTTGCTAATATGATAATGTTAGGTGCTTACTTAAAAGTAGCTGATACTGTAGATATAGAATCTGTATTAGAAGCATTTAAAAAAGTTTTCGGACCTAGAAAAGAAAAATTCGTTCCATTAAACAGAGAAGCGCTACAAAAAGGTATGGATGCTGCATGTTCTAAAGCAACTAACTAA
- the murA gene encoding UDP-N-acetylglucosamine 1-carboxyvinyltransferase has product MAKIIVKKSNPLKGSVKIDGAKNAVLPIIAATLLANGKSTLNGVPNLRDVHVISDLLRHIGAEVEYKENTLTVDASDIKTCEAPYELVRKMRASFLVMGPLLARFNSTKISMPGGCAIGTRPIDLHLKGFKALGAKIEMDHGFVEAATEKLVGNKLYLDFPSVGATENIMMAASLAEGTTIIENAAEEPEIVDLANFLNEMGADVKGAGTNTIKIKGVKELKGAEHNVIPDRIEAATYMVAAAMTKGDITVENVLMEHLKPVVAKLREAGCEITEMDNSVRVVGPKVLKPIDIKTLPHPGFPTDVQAQFMAMLTVANGTGVVIETVFENRFMHVAEFNRMGANIKIDGRSAVVNGVDELHGAAVNATDLRAGAALILCGLIAEGETQIGEIYHIQRGYVDIDKKITALGGQIEIVED; this is encoded by the coding sequence ATGGCTAAGATAATAGTAAAAAAGAGTAATCCACTTAAAGGTAGTGTTAAAATAGATGGTGCAAAAAATGCAGTTTTACCAATAATAGCAGCGACTTTATTAGCAAACGGGAAATCAACATTAAATGGAGTACCAAATTTAAGAGATGTTCATGTTATATCAGATTTATTGAGACATATAGGAGCAGAAGTTGAATATAAGGAAAATACACTTACTGTTGATGCAAGTGATATAAAAACTTGTGAAGCTCCATATGAGCTTGTAAGAAAGATGAGAGCTTCTTTTTTGGTTATGGGGCCATTACTTGCTAGATTTAATAGTACGAAAATTTCTATGCCAGGAGGATGTGCTATAGGAACAAGACCTATAGATTTACATCTAAAAGGATTTAAAGCTTTAGGTGCAAAGATAGAGATGGACCATGGTTTTGTTGAAGCAGCAACAGAAAAATTAGTAGGAAATAAATTGTATCTAGATTTTCCATCTGTTGGAGCAACTGAAAATATAATGATGGCAGCTTCTTTAGCAGAAGGGACTACAATAATAGAAAATGCAGCAGAAGAGCCAGAAATAGTAGATTTAGCAAACTTCTTGAACGAAATGGGAGCAGATGTTAAAGGTGCAGGTACTAATACTATAAAGATAAAAGGTGTTAAAGAGCTAAAAGGAGCAGAACATAATGTAATTCCAGACAGAATAGAAGCAGCAACTTATATGGTTGCAGCAGCTATGACAAAAGGCGATATAACTGTTGAAAATGTTTTAATGGAGCATTTAAAACCAGTTGTAGCTAAATTAAGAGAAGCTGGTTGTGAAATTACAGAAATGGACAATTCTGTAAGAGTTGTAGGTCCAAAGGTATTAAAACCAATAGATATAAAAACTTTACCACATCCGGGCTTTCCTACAGATGTTCAAGCACAATTTATGGCTATGCTTACTGTAGCTAATGGAACTGGTGTAGTTATAGAAACTGTTTTTGAAAACAGATTTATGCATGTTGCTGAGTTCAATAGAATGGGTGCTAATATAAAAATAGATGGAAGAAGTGCGGTTGTTAATGGTGTAGATGAGCTACATGGTGCAGCAGTAAACGCTACTGATTTAAGAGCTGGGGCAGCCCTTATTTTATGCGGTCTTATAGCAGAAGGAGAAACTCAAATAGGAGAAATATACCATATTCAAAGAGGTTACGTTGATATAGATAAGAAGATAACAGCATTAGGTGGTCAAATCGAAATAGTAGAAGATTAA
- a CDS encoding 2-oxoglutarate oxidoreductase encodes MAVVFKKTQGLQDTQTHYCPGCTHGIIHRLVGEVLEELGVLGDAVGVVPVGCSVLGYKYFNCDTQEAAHGRAPAAATGIKRVHPENTVFTYQGDGDLASIGTAEIVHAAARGEKITTIFVNNTTYGMTGGQMAPTTLVGQRATTAQSGRNAETQGYPIRVSEMLATLTGAVFVERVAVDTPAHVRQAKKAIKKAFQVQQAGLGFGIVEVLSTCPTNWGLAPNDALQWLRDNMIPYYPLGNFKNVEVEEVK; translated from the coding sequence ATGGCTGTTGTATTTAAGAAAACTCAAGGGTTACAAGATACTCAAACTCACTACTGTCCAGGATGTACACATGGTATAATCCATAGATTAGTTGGTGAAGTATTAGAAGAATTAGGAGTATTAGGTGATGCTGTAGGTGTTGTTCCAGTTGGATGTTCAGTTTTAGGATATAAATATTTTAACTGTGACACTCAAGAGGCTGCTCATGGTAGAGCACCAGCTGCTGCTACAGGAATAAAAAGAGTTCATCCTGAAAATACAGTATTTACTTATCAAGGTGATGGAGACTTAGCTTCAATAGGTACTGCTGAAATAGTTCATGCAGCTGCTAGAGGAGAAAAAATAACTACTATATTTGTAAACAATACAACATATGGTATGACTGGTGGGCAAATGGCTCCAACTACATTAGTTGGACAAAGAGCTACTACTGCTCAATCAGGAAGAAATGCTGAAACTCAAGGTTATCCAATAAGAGTAAGCGAAATGTTAGCTACATTAACAGGAGCTGTATTTGTAGAAAGAGTAGCAGTTGATACTCCAGCTCATGTTAGACAAGCTAAAAAAGCTATAAAGAAAGCATTCCAAGTTCAACAAGCGGGATTAGGATTTGGAATAGTAGAAGTATTATCTACTTGTCCTACAAACTGGGGACTAGCTCCAAATGATGCTTTACAATGGTTAAGAGACAATATGATACCATACTATCCATTAGGAAATTTCAAAAATGTTGAAGTTGAGGAGGTGAAGTAA
- a CDS encoding 3-methyl-2-oxobutanoate dehydrogenase subunit VorB, with protein sequence MAKILMKGNEAFGKAAIEAGCKYFFGYPITPQSELPEYLSRELPKIGGAFVQAESEVSAINMVYGGAGAGARVMTSSSSPGVALKQEGITYAVGAEVPCVVLNVMRGGPGLGSIQPSQADYFMSTRGGGNGDYRTPVFAPATVQEAVDMIMEAFDVADYYRSPVMVVADGMIGQMMEPVEFRAPEKKRELPPKDWATVGTKGKRKPNVINSLYLEPEVLEDHCWHLQEKFEAMEKNEVQYEMYKTEDAEFVFAAYGTTSRVVKSAIDILREEGIKAGLIRPKVLWPFPFEAFDQIPNVRNILTVEMSMGQMVEDVKMAVEGKLPVYFHGRPGGMTPTPAEIVEKAKKIIAGELVAGGAR encoded by the coding sequence ATGGCTAAGATACTTATGAAAGGTAACGAAGCGTTTGGAAAAGCAGCTATAGAAGCTGGTTGCAAATATTTCTTCGGTTACCCAATAACTCCACAAAGTGAATTACCAGAATATTTATCAAGAGAGTTACCAAAAATAGGTGGAGCGTTCGTTCAGGCTGAATCAGAAGTTTCTGCAATAAACATGGTTTATGGTGGAGCAGGTGCAGGAGCAAGAGTTATGACTTCTTCATCTTCACCAGGAGTTGCTTTAAAACAAGAAGGTATAACATATGCAGTTGGAGCAGAAGTTCCTTGCGTTGTACTTAACGTAATGAGAGGTGGTCCAGGACTTGGAAGTATACAACCTTCACAAGCTGATTACTTCATGTCTACAAGAGGTGGAGGAAATGGAGACTACAGAACTCCAGTATTCGCACCAGCTACAGTTCAAGAAGCTGTTGATATGATAATGGAAGCTTTTGATGTTGCAGATTATTACAGATCACCAGTTATGGTAGTTGCAGATGGTATGATAGGTCAAATGATGGAGCCAGTTGAATTTAGAGCTCCTGAGAAGAAAAGAGAATTGCCTCCTAAAGATTGGGCAACTGTTGGAACTAAAGGAAAAAGAAAACCTAATGTAATAAACTCTCTATACTTAGAGCCAGAAGTATTAGAAGACCACTGCTGGCATTTACAAGAAAAATTTGAAGCAATGGAAAAAAATGAAGTACAATACGAAATGTACAAAACAGAAGATGCTGAATTTGTATTTGCAGCTTATGGAACTACTTCAAGAGTAGTAAAAAGCGCAATTGATATATTAAGAGAAGAAGGAATAAAAGCAGGTCTTATAAGACCTAAAGTATTATGGCCATTCCCATTTGAAGCATTTGACCAAATTCCTAATGTTAGAAACATATTAACTGTTGAAATGAGTATGGGACAAATGGTGGAAGATGTTAAAATGGCAGTAGAAGGTAAATTACCAGTTTACTTCCATGGAAGACCAGGAGGAATGACTCCAACACCAGCAGAAATAGTTGAAAAAGCTAAAAAAATTATTGCCGGAGAATTGGTTGCAGGAGGTGCTAGATAA
- a CDS encoding phosphoglucosamine mutase — MRKYFGTDGVRGVANTELTCDLAYKLGRAGGFVLAQGDHRVKVVVGKDTRISGDMLEASLIAGLMSVGCDVITVGIIPTPAVAYLTRKYGADCGVVISASHNPVEYNGIKFFNKNGYKLDDEIELKIEEYIDDIDKVDCLPVGENVGRKLHEHCAQRDYVDYLKSIISTDFKGLKVVLDCANGASYKVAPIVFDELGASVISINSLPDGNNINYKCGSTHPEQLQKAVLEHNADLGLAYDGDADRLIAVNEKGQIVDGDHIMILSALNLKKNNKLAQDTLVVTVMSNIGLTIAAKENGINLSTTAVGDRYVLEDMVKNGYNLGGEQSGHMIFLDYNTTGDGVLSSLVLANIILQEKKSLSELASIMSKYPQVLVNATIKNENKNKYMEYPEIKTEIERIESILDGNGRVLIRPSGTEPLVRVMLEGKEEGQIKELATNLANLIQEKLS; from the coding sequence GTGAGAAAGTATTTTGGAACAGATGGAGTTAGAGGAGTAGCAAATACAGAATTAACATGTGATTTAGCATATAAACTTGGTAGAGCTGGTGGCTTTGTTTTAGCACAAGGAGACCATAGGGTAAAAGTAGTAGTAGGTAAAGATACTAGAATATCAGGAGATATGTTAGAGGCATCTTTAATAGCAGGGCTTATGTCTGTTGGATGTGATGTTATTACTGTTGGAATAATACCAACACCTGCAGTGGCATATTTAACTAGAAAATATGGTGCTGATTGTGGTGTGGTTATATCTGCATCTCACAACCCTGTTGAATATAATGGAATCAAATTTTTTAATAAAAATGGATATAAATTAGATGATGAAATCGAGTTAAAAATAGAAGAATATATAGATGATATAGATAAAGTAGATTGTCTTCCTGTTGGAGAAAATGTAGGAAGAAAATTACATGAACATTGCGCACAAAGAGATTATGTAGATTATTTAAAATCAATAATTAGCACTGATTTTAAAGGATTAAAAGTAGTGTTGGATTGTGCTAATGGTGCATCATATAAAGTAGCACCAATAGTATTTGATGAATTAGGAGCAAGTGTAATTTCAATAAATAGTTTACCAGATGGAAATAATATAAACTATAAATGTGGTTCTACGCATCCAGAACAACTTCAAAAAGCTGTTTTAGAACATAATGCTGACTTAGGTCTTGCATATGATGGAGATGCTGATAGATTAATTGCAGTAAATGAAAAGGGTCAAATTGTTGATGGAGACCATATAATGATATTGAGCGCTTTAAATCTAAAGAAAAATAATAAATTAGCACAAGATACTTTAGTAGTTACAGTTATGAGTAACATAGGGCTAACAATAGCTGCTAAAGAAAATGGAATAAATTTATCTACTACAGCAGTAGGAGATAGATATGTTTTAGAAGATATGGTCAAGAATGGATATAATCTTGGTGGAGAACAGTCTGGACATATGATATTTTTAGATTACAATACTACTGGAGATGGTGTGCTTAGCTCTCTAGTACTTGCAAATATAATTTTGCAAGAAAAAAAATCTTTATCAGAACTTGCATCAATAATGAGTAAATATCCACAAGTATTAGTGAATGCAACAATAAAAAATGAAAATAAGAACAAATATATGGAATATCCAGAAATAAAAACTGAGATAGAAAGAATAGAATCTATTTTAGATGGAAATGGTAGAGTTTTGATAAGACCATCAGGAACTGAACCATTAGTTAGAGTTATGTTAGAGGGTAAAGAGGAAGGTCAAATAAAAGAATTAGCAACAAATTTAGCTAATCTTATACAAGAAAAATTATCGTAA
- a CDS encoding ATP-binding protein, protein MITNDKRIRIITGHYGSGKSEFAMNYVVKLRDMVSGKVAIADLDVVNVYFRTREKKELMKSLGIQPIDSSINAPTLDLPAVSAEVMSPMVDHSYNSVIDLGGDNVGARVIGRFSHLLKEGDYDMLFVINANREKTQTSEEVIQYIKEIEKSSKLKVTGLINNTHLIRFTTVDDVLRGQKVAEEVSKECNIPIRYVACLENLVEQLPKDLEGEIFPIKLYMREDWM, encoded by the coding sequence ATGATAACTAATGATAAAAGAATAAGAATCATAACTGGTCACTATGGAAGTGGTAAAAGTGAATTTGCGATGAACTATGTTGTTAAATTAAGAGATATGGTTTCTGGCAAAGTTGCTATAGCCGATTTAGATGTGGTAAATGTATACTTTAGAACTAGAGAGAAGAAAGAGCTAATGAAATCTTTAGGTATACAACCAATAGATAGCTCAATCAATGCTCCAACATTAGACTTACCAGCAGTATCAGCGGAGGTAATGTCTCCTATGGTTGATCATTCATACAATTCTGTTATAGATTTAGGTGGAGATAATGTAGGTGCTAGAGTTATAGGAAGATTTAGTCATTTGTTAAAAGAAGGCGACTATGATATGCTTTTTGTAATAAATGCAAATAGGGAGAAAACTCAAACTTCTGAAGAAGTTATCCAATATATAAAGGAAATAGAAAAGTCTTCTAAATTAAAGGTAACAGGTCTAATTAATAATACTCATCTCATTAGATTTACTACTGTTGATGATGTTTTAAGAGGTCAAAAAGTTGCAGAAGAAGTTTCTAAGGAGTGTAATATACCTATAAGATATGTTGCATGTTTAGAAAATCTTGTTGAACAATTACCAAAAGATTTAGAGGGAGAAATTTTTCCTATAAAATTATATATGAGAGAAGACTGGATGTAG
- a CDS encoding 4Fe-4S binding protein: MISKDEKVKLKAEGILAQSQEGYFSIRILSRAGNFTAEQLINLSKLSEKYGRGYLGVTTRLAVEIPWIKYEDIDSIKEDLKAAGLKHGGTGKKVRPLVACKGTVCQHGIYDTQKLCGKLHDLYFGCDLPSKTKITLVGCPNNCAKANTNDVGIVGQAYVKFNEDKCKNCGLCTSSCRQKSVYMENKKLVWSKDECVNCGKCAQVCPFGAMEIDKKGLAVYLGGRMGRGYRFGDRLSNLYTEENIEELVQDVFNTYKKLASPGERISKVLERIGIEEFERHLIDIKCKNV; this comes from the coding sequence ATGATTAGCAAAGACGAAAAAGTAAAGTTGAAAGCGGAAGGTATATTGGCTCAAAGTCAGGAAGGATATTTCTCAATAAGAATATTAAGTAGAGCTGGGAACTTTACAGCAGAACAGCTTATCAACTTATCAAAATTATCTGAAAAATATGGTAGAGGTTATTTAGGTGTTACAACTAGATTAGCTGTTGAAATACCATGGATAAAGTATGAAGATATAGATTCAATAAAAGAAGATTTAAAAGCAGCGGGTTTAAAACATGGTGGTACAGGAAAAAAAGTAAGACCACTAGTTGCGTGCAAAGGCACTGTATGTCAACATGGAATATATGATACACAAAAACTATGTGGAAAGTTACATGATTTATATTTTGGGTGTGATTTGCCATCTAAGACTAAGATTACTTTAGTTGGATGTCCAAACAATTGTGCAAAGGCTAATACTAATGATGTGGGTATTGTAGGACAAGCATATGTAAAATTTAATGAAGATAAATGTAAGAATTGTGGATTATGTACATCATCATGTAGACAAAAATCAGTTTATATGGAAAATAAAAAATTAGTATGGAGTAAAGATGAGTGTGTAAATTGTGGGAAGTGTGCTCAGGTATGTCCATTTGGAGCTATGGAAATTGATAAAAAAGGATTAGCTGTTTATCTTGGTGGTAGAATGGGAAGAGGTTATAGATTTGGAGATAGACTTAGTAATTTATATACAGAAGAGAATATAGAAGAATTAGTGCAAGATGTGTTTAATACATATAAAAAATTAGCAAGTCCAGGAGAAAGAATAAGTAAAGTATTAGAGAGAATAGGTATTGAAGAGTTTGAAAGACATTTAATTGATATAAAATGTAAAAATGTATAA
- a CDS encoding 4Fe-4S binding protein codes for MAKGKVSFNQERCKGCGLCVEACPVKIIQLDSNVINKKGYNPATVFEMEKCVGCASCATMCPDVVITVERD; via the coding sequence ATGGCTAAAGGAAAAGTATCTTTTAATCAAGAACGTTGTAAAGGTTGTGGATTATGTGTTGAAGCATGTCCAGTAAAAATCATACAATTAGACTCAAATGTAATAAACAAAAAAGGGTATAACCCAGCAACTGTTTTTGAAATGGAAAAATGCGTAGGATGTGCAAGTTGTGCAACTATGTGTCCAGATGTAGTTATAACAGTAGAAAGAGATTAA